In Lotus japonicus ecotype B-129 chromosome 5, LjGifu_v1.2, one genomic interval encodes:
- the LOC130720956 gene encoding histone H2A variant 1, producing the protein MAGKGGKGLVAAKTTAAKDKDKDKKRPTSRSSRAGIQFPVGRIHRQLKQRVQANGRVGATAAVYLASILEYLTAEVLELAGNASKDLKVKRITPRHLQLAIRGDEELDTLIKGTIAGGGVIPHIHKSLINKTAKE; encoded by the exons ATGGCAGGAAAAGGAGGGAAGGGACTCGTTGCAGCGAAAACCACCGCGGCTAAGGACAAAGATAAAGATAAGAAGAGACCCACTTCTCGTTCATCTCGTGCCGGAATTCAG TTTCCTGTGGGTCGTATCCATAGACAGCTGAAACAGAGGGTTCAGGCGAATGGGCGTGTTGGTGCAACTGCTGCAGTGTACTTGGCCTCCATTCTTGAGTACCTGACTGCAGAGGTTCTTGAATTGGCTGGGAATGCGAGCAAGGATTTGAAGGTGAAGAGGATAACTCCTAGGCATTTGCAGCTTGCTATCAGGGGAGATGAGGAGCTTGATACCCTGATCAAAGGGACTATTGCTGGTGGTGGTGTCATTCCTCACATTCACAAGTCCTTGATCAACAAAACTGCCAAGGAATGA